One part of the Strix uralensis isolate ZFMK-TIS-50842 unplaced genomic scaffold, bStrUra1 scaffold_448, whole genome shotgun sequence genome encodes these proteins:
- the LOC141938941 gene encoding LOW QUALITY PROTEIN: chromodomain-helicase-DNA-binding protein 8-like (The sequence of the model RefSeq protein was modified relative to this genomic sequence to represent the inferred CDS: inserted 2 bases in 2 codons; deleted 3 bases in 3 codons; added 55 bases not found in genome assembly), translated as MADPIMDLFDDPNLFGLDPLTDETFAPPPHHHPPPDPIEEALTLAGALEPPPAPPNPPPAPSEDSLPPQNPPDPPPQPQLAPDQELLSQGNPFMGVATALPSSSSSSGLPXTPKIVILKAPPGGATATGSPXSSTAPPPTGGVTPNGGKVTFAKVLTGDPQLRPGVSIVTGNAATVLTGKMNPPGNGGAPGAAPPPPAGAAVHRLVQPGRPVKQLVLQPVKTGGAGTPLKPAVTLTSAPAQSLRSPFWGHLPPGGVPEVLEVAILGSPPPGGSPKSLRGVPQVLEVAILGSPPTPEVPKVLENLKIGVTTPQGGSPKSLRSPNLGSPLNSGVVPNILDPKFGVTSPQGGVPKSSRTSRRIKRITLVLQQPPGGSSVPGQRHVVLGSLPGKIVLQGNQLAALGQAKGATGQPAKVVTIQLQVQQPPSGQSGTPQKIQLLQQATGASGQPAPVAVSSVPQVVAGAGQRLTVPLKVVLQPQAGSSQGGSPGLSVVKVLSSTEVAALAGPGSRGATEESRKLEHQKKQEKANRIVAEAIARARARGEQNIPRVLNEDELPSVRPEEEGERKRRRKAPGDRGGPKEERPRKGKGQGGAGKSKGRSKPSTITPVVGKKRKRNASSDNSDAEVMPAQSPREEEETSVQKRRSNRQVKRKKYTEDLDIKITDDEEDEELDVTGPVRPEQPPVPQPPVPEPEPEGETLPSMQFFVENPSEEDAAIVDKVLSMRVVKKELPSGQLTESEEFFVKYKNYSYLHCEWATIDQLEKDKRIHQKLKRFKTKMTQMRHFFHEDEEPFNPDYVEVDRILDESHSIDKDNGEPVVYYLVKWCSLPYEDSTWELKEDVDEGKIGEFKRIQARHPELKRLPRPQAGSWKKLELSHEYKNHNQLREYQLEGVNWLLFNWYNRRNCILADEMGLGKTIQSIAFLQEVYNVGIRGPFLVIAPLSTITNWEREFNTWTEMNSIVYHGSLASRQMIQQYEMYCKDSRGRLIPGAYKFDALITTFEMILSDCPELREIEWRCVIIDEAHRLKNRNCKLLDSLKHMDLEHKVLLTGTPLQNTVEELFSLLHFLEPSQFPSEAEFLKDFGDLKTEEQVQKLQAILKPMMLRRLKEDVEKNLAPKQETIIEVELTNIQKKYYRAILEKNFSFLSKGAGHTNMPNLLNTMMELRKCCNHPYLINGAEEKILAEFRESCHHHVPHDFHLQAMVRSAGKLVLIDKLLPKLKAGGHKVLIFSQMVRCLDILEDYLIQKRYLYERIDGRVRGNLRQAAIDRFSKPDSDRFVFLLCTRAGGLGINLTAADTCIIFDSDWNPQNDLQAQARCHRIGQSKAVKVYRLITRNSYEREMFDKASLKLGLDKAVLQSMSGREGNIAGIQQFSKKEIEDLLRKGAYAAIMEEDDEGSKFCEEDIDQILLRRTTTITIESEGKGSTFAKASFVASENRTDIALDDPNFWQKWAKKADLDLDLLNSKNNLVIDTPRVRKQTRHFSTFRDDDLVEFSDLESEDEERPRSRRHDRHHHALHHAYGRTDCFRVEKHLLVYGWGRWREILSHGRFKRRLSERDVETICRAILVYCLLHYRGDENIKGFIWDLISPTENGKAKELQNHSGLSIPVPRGRKGKKVKSQSTFDVHKAEWIRKYNPDTLFQDESYKKHLKHQCNKVLLRVRMLYYLRQEVIGDQAEKVLAGAVAGDIDIWFPLVEQLEVPTSWWDAEADKSLLIGVFKHGYEKYNTMRADPALCFLEKAGRPDEKAIAAEQRLDVGEGVDFDKDCEDPEYKPLPGTAKEVDEEADPLMLLDEEISVVDGDEGQPPQPGQPLWPPGSVLTARLRRLITACQRSYQREQLRAEAAERGDRRRRRCEAACKLKEMARREKQQRWTRREQADFYRVASSFGVEFDPDGGRFRWGRFRALARLEKKTDENLTKFFHGFVAMCRQVCRLPPAPGDEPPDPSIPVSPVSAGRASRGLRRLSLLRLLREQVLRHPLLPARLALCPPPGPDLPPWWQRGHHDGELLRGAARHGLAHPETAILGDPEFSFAAARWRYLRAQADVGGTPPPPMTPPTAPQNLLGQAVALAPPTEDEDSELEKLSASGSESSSCEEDSEEDRGAEPSCGAEEEEEEDEEEEEDEEEEEEEEEEESPPISGEGGSPRPPPPPGPPLTGPPPAPRNLHEWPKDRALIRRLDLVCRAVLSGEWPSEDFGGAPGGYPENSPPVGPPPPPPPPPVAADPPPYTRLRHEEKEFTVQIKDEEGLKLTFQKHRLVPNGAIREAPQKKNSKKLVELELRCLEGLRDPGGTPKTVSPPLKAAAISPSTPDFYRSWSRGGSSTSGTGRSPSSPPPPQGWTWPRWWR; from the exons atggCCGACCCCATCATGGACCTTTTCGACGACCCCAACCTCTTCGGCCTCGACCCTTTGACGGACGAAaccttcgccccccccccccaccaccaccccccccccgaccccatCGAAGAAGCTCTGACCTTAGCGGGGGCTTTAgaaccccccccggcccccccaaatcctccccccgccccttccgAAGACTCTttgcccccccaaaacccccccgaccccccccctcAACCCCAACTTGCCCCCGACCAAGAGCTTCTTAGTCAAGGCAACCCCTTCATGGGGGTGGCCACCGctttgccttcctcttcctcctcctcggggctCC CAACCCCCAAAATCGTCATCCTCAaagcccccccggggggggcgaCCGCAACGGGGTCCC AATCTTCTACCGCGCCCCCCCCGACCGGTGGGGTCACCCCAAACGGGGGAAAAGTGACTTTCGCCAAAGTTTTAACGGGGGACCCC CAACTCCGACCCGGCGTTTCCATCGTTACC GGCAACGCCGCTACGGTTTTAACGGGAAAAATGAACCCCCCCGGAAATGGGGGggcacccggggctgcccccccgccccccgccggcgcTGCCGTTCACCGATTGGTTCAACCGGGACGACCCGTCAAGCAATTGGTTTTACAACCCGTCAAAACCgggggggccgggaccccccTAAAACCCGCCGTTACCTTGACGTCGGCGCCGGCGCAG TCCTTGAGGTCGCCATTTTGGGGTCACCTccccccggggggggtccccgaAGTCCTTGAGGTCGCCATTTTGGGGTCACCTCCCCCAGGGGGGTCCCCCAAGTCCTTGAG GGGGGTCCCCCAAGTCCTTGAGGTCGCCATTTTGGGGTCACCTCCCACCCCCGAGGTCCCCAAAGTTCTTGAGAACCTCAAAATTGGGGTCACCACCCcccagggggggtccccaaaGTCCTTGAGGTCCCCAAATTTGGGGTCCCCACTCAATAGTGGGGTGGTCCCCAACATCCTTGACCCCAAATTTGGGGTCACCTCCCCCCAGGGGGGGGTCCCAAAGTCCTCAAGAACCTCCC GGCGAATCAAACGCATCACCCTGGTCCTCCAACAACCCCCGGGCGGAAGCTCCGTCCCCGGGCAACGTCACGTGGTTTTAGGTAGCCTCCCGGGCAAGATCGTCTTGCAGGGCAACCAACTGGCCGCCCTCGGGCAAGCGAAAGGGGCAACCGGGCAACCGGCCAAGGTGGTCACCATCCAACTTCAAGTTCAACAACCCCCCAGCGGCCAATCGGGAACCCCCCAGAAGATCCAACTCCTTCAACAAGCCACCGGGGCTAGTGGCCAACCGGCTCCGGTAGCCGTATCGTCGGTGCCCCAGGTGGTGGCCGGGGCCGGTCAAAGGTTGACGGTGCCCTTGAAGGTGGTTCTACAGCCCCAG gccgGCTCCTCGCAGGGCGGCTCCCCCGGCCTCTCGGTGGTGAAGGTCCTCAGCAGCACCGAAGTGGCCGCTTTGGCCGGGCCGGGTTCGCGCGGCGCCACCGAAGAAAGTCGGAAATTGGAACAtcaaaaaaaacaagaaaaagccaaTCGCATCGTGGCCGAAGCCATcgcccgcgcccgcgcccgcgGCGAGCAGAACATCCCCCGCGTCCTCAACGAGGACGAACTCCCCAGCGTCCGCCCCGAGGAAGAGGGCGAACGCAAACGGCGGAGGAAGGCTCCCGGCGACCGCGGGGGCCCCAAGGAGGAGCGACCCCGCAAGGGCAAAGGTCAAGGAGGGGCCGGCAAGAGTAAAGGCCGCAGTAAACCCAG CACCATCACGCCGGTGGTGGGGAAGAAACGGAAGCGCAACGCTTCCTCCGACAACTCGGACGCCGAAGTGATGCCGGCGCAGTCGCCGcgg gaagaagaagaaaccagCGTTCAG aaacGACGATCGAATCGGCAAGTCAAACGCAAGAAATACACTGAAGATTTGGACATCAAAATCACCGACGATGAGGAGGATGAAGAGTTGGACGTAACGGGGCCTGTCCGACCCGAACAACCCCCCGTCCCTCAGCCCCCCGTGCCGGAGCCAGAGCCGGAAGGCGAGACGTTGCCCTCCATGCAGTTTTTTGTG gaaaacCCCAGCGAGGAGGACGCGGCCATCGTTGACAAGGTCCTTTCCATGAGGGTGGTGAAGAAAGAG CTTCCCTCGGGGCAGTTGACCGAATCGGAGGAGTTTTTCGTCAAATATAAGAACTA ctcttATCTCCACTGCGAGTGGGCCACCATCGACCAACTGGAGAAGGACAAGAGGATCCACCAGAAACTCAAGAGATTCAAGACGAAGATGACGCAGATGCGACATTTTTTCCACGAG GACGAAGAACCTTTCAACCCCGACTACGTGGAGGTGGATCGAATCTTGGACGAGTCCCACAGCATCGACAAAGACAACGGGGAG CCGGTGGTTTACTACTTGGTGAAGTGGTGCTCCCTCCCCTACGAGGACAGCACGTGGGAGCTCAAAGAGGACGTCGACGAGGGAAAAATCGGGGAATTTAAGCGAATCCAAGCCCGGCACCCGGAGCTCAAGCGCTTG ccccgtcctcAAGCGGGTTCCTGGAAGAAACTGGAGCTCTCGCACGAGTACAAGAACCACAACCAGCTCCGCGAGTACCAACTGGAAGGGGTCAACTGGTTGCTCTTCAACTGGTACAACAGGCGA AACTGTATCTTGGCCGACGAGATGGGTTTGGGCAAAACCATCCAATCCATCGCGTTTCTCCAAGAAGTTTATAACGTCGGGATTCGTGGACCTTTCCTGGTCATCGCGCCCCTCTCCACCATCACCAACTGGGAGAGGGAGTTCAACACTTGGACGGAAATGAACAGCATCGTCTACCACGGGAGTTTGGCCTCGCGCCAGATGATCCAACAGTACGAGATGTACTGCAAAGACTCACGG GGTCGTCTTATCCCCGGGGCCTACAAATTTGACGCCCTCATCACCACCTTCGAGATGATCCTCTCCGACTGCCCAGAGCTACGAGAGATCGAGTGGCGTTGCGTCATCATCGACGAGGCCCACCGCCTCAAAAACCGCAATTGCAAACTCCTCGATAGCCTCAAACACATGGACCTG GAACACAAAGTTCTCTTGACGGGCACCCCGCTCCAAAACACGGTGGAAGAACTCTTCAGTCTCTTGCACTTCCTGGAACCTTCCCAATTCCCTTCGGAAGCCGAATTCCTCAAAGATTTTGGCGATCTCAAGACTGAGGAACAG GTGCAGAAGCTTCAGGCCATCCTCAAGCCCATGATGCTCCGTCGGTTGAAGGAGGACGTGGAGAAGAACTTGGCGCCCAAACAAGAGACCATCATCGAGGTGGAGTTGACCAACATCCAAAAAAAATATTACCGGGCCATCTTGGAGAagaatttctcctttctctccaaaGGTGCCGGTCACACCAACATGCCCAATCTTCTCAACACCATGATGGAGCTACGGAAGTGCTGCAACCACCCCTACCTCATCAACG GCGCGGAGGAGAAGATCTTGGCCGAATTTCGAGAATCTTGCCACCACCACGTCCCCCACGACTTCCACCTCCAGGCCATGGTCCGCTCGGCCGGCAAACTGGTGCTGATCGACAAACTGTTGCCCAAACTCAAAGCCGGCGGCCACAAGGTCCTCATCTTCTCCCAGATGGTGCGATGCCTCGACATCTTGGAGGACTACCTCATCCAGAAGAG GTACCTCTACGAGCGGATCGATGGAAGAGTCCGGGGCAACCTCCGCCAAGCCGCCATCGACCGCTTCAGCAAACCCGACTCCGATCGCTTCGTCTTCCTCCTCTGCACGCGGGCGGGAGGGTTGGGCATCAACCTCACCGCCGCCGACACCTGCATCATCTTCGATTCCGATTGGAACCCCCAAAACGACCTCCAG gctcaAGCGCGGTGTCACCGCATCGGGCAGAGCAAAGCGGTCAAGGTTTATCGTCTCATCACGCGTAATTCCTACGAGCGGGAGATGTTCGATAAGGCCAGTCTCAAGTTGGGGTTGGACAAGGCCGTGCTGCAGTCCATGAGCGGGCGCGAGGGCAACATCGCGGGG ATCCAGCAATTCTCCAAGAAGGAGATCGAGGACCTGCTGCGGAAGGGCGCCTACGCCGCCATCATGGAAGAGGACGACGAAGGCTCCAAATTCTGCGAGGAAGACATCGACCAGATCCTGCTGCGCcgcaccaccaccatcaccatcGAGAGCGAGGGGAAAGGCTCCACCTTCGCCAAG GCCAGCTTCGTGGCGTCGGAAAACCGCACCGATATCGCGTTGGACGATCCGAATTTTTGGCAGAAATGGGCTAAAAAAGCCGATTTGGATCTGGATCTGCTCAACAGCAAG AACAACCTCGTCATCGACACGCCGCGGGTGCGGAAGCAAACGCGTCACTTCAGCACCTTCCGGGATGACGATTTGGTGGAGTTTTCGGATTTGGAGAGCGAAGACGAAGAGAGACCTCGATCCCGTCGGCACGACCGGCATCACCACGCCTTGCACCACGCCTACGGCCGCACCGACTGCTTCCGCGTGGAGAAACATCTGCTGGTCTACGg gTGGGGCCGATGGCGGGAGATCCTGTCCCACGGGCGCTTCAAGCGGCGCCTCTCGGAACGCGACGTGGAGACCATCTGTCGCGCCATCTTGGTTTATTGTCTTCTCCATTACCGAGGCGACGAGAACATCAAAGGCTTCATCTGGGACCTCATCAGCCCCACCGAGAACGGCAAGGCCAAGGAACTCCAAAACCACTCGG GACTTTCCATCCCGGTTCCTCGAGGTCGGAAGGGGAAGAAGGTCAAATCTCAAAGTACTTTTGATGTCCACAAAGCCGAGTGGATCCGAAAATACAACCCCGACACCCTCTTCCAAGACGAGAGCTACAAGAAACATCTCAAGCATCAATGCAACAA GGTTCTCTTGAGGGTGCGGATGCTCTACTACCTGCGGCAGGAGGTGATCGGCGACCAGGCGGAGAAGGTGTTGGCGGGGGCGGTGGCTGG tGACATCGACATCTGGTTCCCGCTGGTGGAGCAACTGGAGGTCCCGACCTCGTGGTGGGACGCCGAAGCCGACAAATCCCTCCTCATCGGCGTCTTCAAACACG gctacGAAAAGTACAACACGATGCGCGCCGACCCCGCGCTCTGCTTCTTGGAGAAGGCCGGCCGCCCCGACGAGAAGGCTATCGCTGCCGAGCAGCGCCTGGACGTCGGCGAAGG CGTGGATTTCGATAAAGACTGCGAAGACCCCGAATACAAACCCCTCCCCGGGACGGCCAAGGAGGTGGAcgaagag gctgACCCCCTGATGCTGCTGGACGAGGAGATCTCGGTGGTGGACGGGGATGAAG GCCAACCCCCGCAGCCGGGCCAACCCCTGTGGCCTCCGGGCTCGGTGCTGACGGCGCGGCTACGGCGCCTGATCACGGCGTGCCAACGCTCCTACCAACGGGAGCAGCTGCGGGCCGAGGCGGCCGAACGCGGCGACCGCCGGCGACGCCGCTGCGAAGCCGCCTGCAAGCTCAAGGAGATGGCCCGgagggagaaacagcagag GTGGACCCGTCGGGAACAGGCCGATTTTTACCGGGTGGCCTCCAGTTTCGGGGTGGAATTCGATCCCGACGGCGGCCGGTTCCGGTGGGGTCGGTTCCGCGCTTTGGCCCGGTTGGAGAAGAAGACGGACGAGAACCTCACCAAGTTCTTCCACGGTTTCGTCGCCATGTGCCGGCAGGTTTGCCGCCTGCCGCCCGCCCCCGGAGACG AGCCCCCCGACCCTTCCATCCCCGTCTCGCCCGTCTCGGCCGGCCGAGCCTCTCGCGGCCTTCGCCGTTTGTCCCTCCTGCGGCTCCTACGGGAGCAGGTCCTGCGGCACCCGCTGCTCCCCGCCCGCCTGGCGCTGTGTCCCCCGCCGGGCCCCGACCTCCCGCCGTGGTGGCAACGAGGTCACCACGATGGCGAACTTCTCCGAGGAGCGGCCCGGCACGGTTTGGCTCACCCCGAAACGGCCATTTTGGGCGATCCCGAGTTTTCTTTCGCCGCGGCGAGGTGGAGGTATCTCCGGGCTCAAGCGGATGTCGGGGGGACGCCGCCACCGCCCATGACGCCGCCGACGGCACCTCAAAACCTTCTGGGCCAAGCGGTGGCTTTGGCGCCGCCCACCGAGGACGAGGATTCGGAGTTGGAGAAGTTGTCGGCGTCCGGTTCCGAGTCGTCGTCTTGCGAAGAGGACAGCGAGGAGGACAGGG gTGCGGAGCCGTCGTGCGGcgccgaggaggaggaagaagaggacgaagaggaagaggaggacgaagaggaagaggaagaggaggaggaagaagagtcCCCCCCAATTTCCGGCGAGGGGGGGTCCCCaagaccgcccccccccccggggccccccctcacagggccccccccggccccccgaaACCTCCACGAGTGGCCCAAG gacCGAGCCCTGATCCGCCGGCTGGACCTGGTGTGCCGCGCGGTGCTGTCGGGCGAGTGGCCCTCGGAAGATTttgggggggccccgggggggtaCCCCGAAAATTCCCCCCCCGTGGggccccccccacctccaccgCCCCCCCCCGTCGCCGCCGACCCCCCCCCTTACACCCGTTTACGCCACGAGGAGAAAGAATTCACGGTCCAAATCAAAGAC GAGGAGGGGTTGAAATTGACTTTCCAAAAACACCGTTTGGTGCCCAACGGGGCGATTCGGGAGGCgcctcagaagaaaaacagtaaaaaattagTGGAG ctgGAATTACGGTGCCTGGAAGGGCTCCGCGATCCGGGGGGGACCCCGAAAACCGTCTCCCCCCCCCTCAAAGCGGCCGCGATTTCGCCGTCGACCCCCGATTTTTAC